A region from the Gemmatimonadota bacterium genome encodes:
- the ispE gene encoding 4-(cytidine 5'-diphospho)-2-C-methyl-D-erythritol kinase: MTRKGRLAAPAKLNPVLRVLARETSGYHQIETLLVAVDLCDQVEVSEVDGDEVRLVVEGDVGGALGGENLVTRAAQGFRGRCREEVGGLEIRLSKRIPVAAGLGGGSSDAAATLRVLAALYPDALRATELRRLAAELGSDVPFFLSASPWAWAWGRGTRSLSLEPPPPNPVVIAVPVRGVSTVEAYGLLGSLSEHRSAEPAALTLQDLERWEALARNRENDFEAALYPSRPDLAALGRAFEQSGALLSGMTGSGAAHFGVFETGAAADAAARALAALDPTVRVLRAESLTEWPRPSLAD; the protein is encoded by the coding sequence GTGACGCGGAAGGGAAGGCTCGCCGCTCCGGCGAAGCTCAACCCGGTCCTACGGGTGCTCGCGCGGGAAACCAGCGGATACCATCAGATCGAGACGCTGCTGGTCGCAGTCGACCTCTGTGACCAGGTCGAGGTGAGCGAAGTGGATGGCGATGAAGTCCGACTGGTGGTCGAGGGCGACGTTGGAGGTGCGCTGGGCGGCGAGAACCTGGTCACCCGCGCGGCCCAGGGGTTCCGGGGGCGCTGCCGCGAGGAGGTCGGGGGACTGGAGATCCGCCTGTCGAAGCGCATCCCGGTGGCTGCGGGTCTGGGAGGCGGATCGTCGGACGCGGCGGCCACGCTGCGGGTGCTGGCGGCACTCTATCCAGACGCCCTGCGCGCCACCGAGCTGCGGAGGTTGGCGGCCGAGCTGGGTTCCGACGTGCCGTTCTTCCTGAGCGCCTCGCCCTGGGCCTGGGCCTGGGGCCGCGGCACGCGCTCGCTCAGCCTGGAGCCACCACCCCCCAACCCGGTGGTGATCGCCGTTCCCGTGCGGGGCGTCTCGACCGTAGAGGCCTATGGGCTGCTGGGGTCGCTGTCGGAGCATCGCTCGGCGGAGCCCGCGGCCCTCACGCTCCAGGACCTGGAGCGCTGGGAGGCGCTGGCCCGGAACCGGGAGAACGACTTCGAGGCCGCGCTCTACCCGTCTCGCCCGGATCTCGCTGCCCTGGGCCGAGCCTTCGAGCAGAGCGGGGCCCTGCTCTCGGGCATGACGGGGAGCGGCGCTGCGCACTTCGGGGTGTTCGAGACGGGCGCGGCCGCGGACGCGGCGGCCCGAGCGCTGGCGGCGCTGGACCCCACGGTGCGCGTGCTGCGGGCGGAGAGCCTGACGGAGTGGCCCCGGCCCTCGCTCGCGGACTGA